A single Mytilus trossulus isolate FHL-02 chromosome 12, PNRI_Mtr1.1.1.hap1, whole genome shotgun sequence DNA region contains:
- the LOC134692184 gene encoding delta-like protein 4, whose amino-acid sequence MTKCSIALFVIFCSVLNTECVRTARHGEECTHGTKNVHGECICDPDWTAPHCENPKCYHGGELEHRHHVCKCRNGYIGTHCQISESQVETNPCHSYTCYNGGHCYHDGSQLICACPIGYTGVRCEQRQVATTAATVVITGCGRSPCQNGGHCYYDHSGYFCKCPSQYTGSGCEVFIVPTTTSATTTVVTTSPHVDICAFGPCVRGVCLPNKDDYFCYCPSGYAGKHCEQELEGCHSSPCLNNGHCYDDGNIYVCICQDGFEGNNCENVTITGPTFDPLQSLTLKPGQTFGPDIPATTARSYVVCNELELILLLSSGNRVNHTNARTCPNGKSESEAILFKHCSAKPLNQWKAGAQVSQNCNTLPKYSAVAQFHHGVATLNTGVFIKCDGSERFEMFTQTCDQDFHISGVTWPDSDSFYTVEWI is encoded by the exons ATGACAAAGTGTAGTATCGCCCTCTTCGTCATCTTTTGTTCAGTCTTGAACACAGAGTGCGTTAGGACTGCAAGACACGGGGAAG AATGTACACATGGAACAAAAAACGTTCATGGCGAATGTATCTGTGATCCAGATTGGACTGCACCGCATTGTG AGAATCCGAAATGCTATCATGGAGGCGAGTTAGAACACCGTCATCATGTTTGTAAATGTAGAAATGGTTATATAGGAACACATTGTCAAATAT CTGAATCACAAGTAGAAACAAATC caTGTCACTCATATACTTGTTATAACGGTGGCCATTGTTACCACGATGGCAGTCAGTTAATTTGTGCTTGTCCTATTGGATACACCGGAGTGAGATGCGAac agCGTCAAGTCGCAACAACAG ctgCAACAGTTGTGATAACAg ggtgTGGAAGATCGCCATGCCAAAATGGAGGACATTGTTACTATGACCACAGTggttatttttgtaaatgtccaTCACAGTATACTGGATCTGGATGTGAAG tttttatcGTACCGACCACAACTTCTGCCACCACTACAGTTGTGACTACCA GTCCACACGTTGACA TCTGTGCATTTGGGCCATGTGTTCGTGGAGTGTGTTTACCAAATAAAGATGATTACTTTTGCTACTGTCCCAGTGGATATGCAGGCAAACATTGTGAACAag AATTAGAAG gttGCCATAGCAGTCCGTGTCTGAATAATGGCCATTGTTATGATGATGGTAACATTTACGTATGCATATGCCAAGATGGATTTGAAGGAAACAATTGTGAAAATG tgacTATTACAG gTCCTACATTTGATCCATTACAATCGTTGACACTTAAGCCAGGACAAACTTTTGGCCCTGACATACCAGCAACTACAG CTCGCTCTTATGTTGTCTGCAATGAACTTGAACTGATTCTCCTACTTTCATCTGGTAATCGAGTGAATCACACTAATGCTAGAACATGTCCAAATGGAAAATCAGAATCAGAAGCTATCTTATTTAAGCATTGCTCGGCAAAACCATTAAACCAATGGAAAGCTGGTGCTCAG gttTCTCAGAACTGTAATACCTTGCCAAAATATTCAGCCGTTGCACAGTTTCATCATGGAGTAGCTACACTGAACACTGGAGTGTTCATAAAATGTGACGGAAGCGAGCGCTTTGAG ATGTTTACACAGACCTGTGATCAAGATTTTCACATTTCTGGAGTGACCTGGCCGGATTCAGACTCGTTTTACACAGTGGAATGGATATGA